A region from the Peromyscus maniculatus bairdii isolate BWxNUB_F1_BW_parent chromosome 5, HU_Pman_BW_mat_3.1, whole genome shotgun sequence genome encodes:
- the Unc5a gene encoding netrin receptor UNC5A isoform X1 translates to MAVRPGLWPAILGIVLAAWLRGSGAQQSATVASPVPGAGPDLLPHFLVEPEDVYIVKNKPVLLVCKAVPATQIFFKCNGEWVRQVDHVIERSTDGSSAGLPTMEVRINVSRQQVEKVFGLEEYWCQCVAWSSSGTTKSQKAYIRIAYLRKNFEQEPLAKEVSLEQGIVLPCRPPEGIPPAEVEWLRNEDLVDPSLDPNVYITREHSLVVRQARLADTANYTCVAKNIVARRRSASAAVIVYVNGGWSTWTEWSVCSASCGRGWQKRSRSCTNPAPLNGGAFCEGQNVQKTACATLCPVDGSWSSWSKWSACGLDCTRWRSRECSDPAPRNGGEECRGADLDTRNCTSDLCLHTASGPEDVALYIGLVAVAVCLILLLLVLILIYCRKKEGLDSDVADSSILTSGFQPVSIKPNKADNPHLLTIQPDLSTTTTTYQGSLCPRQDGPSPKFQLSNGHLLSPLGGGRHTLHHSSPTSEAEDFVSRLSTQNYFRSLPRGTSNMAYGTFNFLGGRLMIPNTGISLLIPPDAIPRGKIYEIYLTLHKPEDVRLPLAGSQTLLSPIVSCGPPGVLLTRPVILAMDHCGEPSPDSWSLHLKKQSCEGSWEDVLHLGEESPSHLYYCQLEAGACYVFTEQLGRFALVGEALSVAATKRLKLLLFAPVACTSLEYNIRVYCLHDTHDALKEVVQLEKQLGGQLIQEPRVLHFKDSYHNLRLSIHDVPSSLWKSKLLVSYQEIPFYHIWNGSRQHLHCTFTLERISASTTDLACKVWVWQVEGDGQSFSINFNITKDTRFAELLALESEGGVPALVGPSAFKIPFLIRQKIITSLDPPCSRGADWRTLAQKLHLDSHLSFFASKPSPTAMILNLWEARHFPNGNLGQLAAAVAGLGQPDAGLFTVSEAEC, encoded by the exons GTGCCCAGCAGAGTGCCACAGTGGCCAGTCCAGTGCCTGGTGCCGGCCCAGACCTACTTCCCCACTTCCTGGTGGAGCCCGAGGACGTGTACATCGTCAAGAACAAGCCCGTGCTGCTGGTGTGCAAGGCTGTGCCCGCCACCCAGATCTTCTTCAAGTGCAATGGGGAGTGGGTACGCCAGGTGGATCACGTGATCGAGCGCAGCACTGATGGCAGCAGTG CAGGGCTGCCCACCATGGAGGTCCGTATCAATGTATCAAGGCAGCAGGTGGAAAAAGTGTTCGGGCTGGAGGAGTACTGGTGTCAGTGTGTGGCGTGGAGCTCCTCGGGTACCACCAAGAGTCAGAAGGCCTACATCCGGATTGCCT ATTTGCGCAAGAACTTTGAGCAGGAGCCACTGGCCAAGGAAGTGTCGCTGGAGCAGGGCATTGTGCTGCCCTGTCGCCCCCCGGAAGGCATCCCCCCGGCTGAG GTGGAGTGGCTCCGGAATGAGGACCTTGTGGACCCTTCCCTCGACCCCAATGTGTACATCACCCGGGAACACAGCCTCGTGGTACGGCAGGCCCGCCTGGCCGACACCGCCAACTACACCTGCGTGGCCAAGAACATCGTAGCCCGTCGCCGCAGCGCCTCGGCGGCCGTCATTGTTTATG TGAACGGTGGGTGGTCGACGTGGACTGAGTGGTCCGTCTGCAGCGCCAGCTGTGGGCGCGGCTGGCAGAAACGGAGCCGGAGCTGCACCAACCCGGCACCTCTCAACGGGGGCGCCTTCTGTGAGGGGCAGAATGTCCAGAAAACAGCCTGCGCCACTCTGTGCCCAG TGGATGGGAGCTGGAGTTCATGGAGCAAGTGGTCAGCCTGTGGACTCGACTGCACCCGCTGGCGGAGCCGTGAATGCTCTGACCCAGCACCCCGCAACGGAGGTGAGGAGTGCCGGGGTGCTGACCTGGACACCCGCAACTGTACCAGTGACCTCTGCCTGCACA CTGCTTCCGGCCCCGAGGACGTGGCCCTCTACATAGGCCTTGTTGCTGTGGCTGTGTGCCTCATCTTGCTGCTGCTCGTTCTCATCCTCATCTACTGCCGCAAGAAGGAAGGGCTGGACTCAGACGTGGCCGACTCCTCCATCCTCACCTCAGGCTTCCAGCCTGTCAGCATCAAGCCCAACAAAGCAG ACAATCCCCATCTGCTCACCATCCAGCCAGACctcagcaccaccaccactacctacCAAGGCAGTCTGTGTCCCCGGCAGGATGGGCCCAGCCCCAAGTTCCAGCTCTCGAATGGTCACCTGCTCAGCCCACTGGGTGGTGGCCGCCACACACTGCACCACAGCTCACCCACCTCTGAGGCCGAGGACTTCGTCTCCCGCCTCTCCACCCAAAACTACTTTCGCTCCCTGCCCCGCGGCACCAGCAACATGGCCTATGGGACCTTCAACTTCCTCGGGGGCCGGCTGATGATCCCCAATACAG GAATCAGCCTCCTCATTCCCCCAGATGCCATCCCCCGAGGAAAGATCTACGAGATCTACCTCACACTGCACAAGCCAGAAGACGTGAG GTTGCCCCTAGCTGGCTCTCAGACCCTGCTGAGTCCCATCGTTAGCTGCGGGCCTCCAGGAGTCCTGCTCACCCGGCCGGTCATCCTGGCCATGGACCACTGCGGGGAACCCAGTCCTGACAGCTGGAGCCTACACCTCAAAAAGCAGTCCTGCGAGGGCAGCTGGGAG GACGTGCTACACCTTGGGGAGGAGTCACCCTCCCACCTCTACTACTGCCAGCTGGAGGCCGGTGCCTGCTACGTCTTCACTGAGCAGCTAGGCCGCTTTGCCCTGGTGGGAGAGGCCCTCAGTGTGGCTGCCACCAAGCGTCTCAAGCTCCTGCTGTTCGCGCCCGTGGCCTGCACCTCCCTTGAGTACAACATCCGTGTGTACTGCCTGCATGACACCCACGATGCACTCAAG GAGGTGGTgcagctggagaagcagctgggtGGACAGCTGATCCAGGAGCCTCGTGTCCTGCACTTCAAAGATAGTTACCACAACCTGCGCCTGTCCATCCACGACGTGCCCAGCTCCCTGTGGAAGAGCAAACTCCTGGTCAGCTACCAG GAGATCCCTTTTTATCACATCTGGAACGGCAGCCGGCAGCATCTGCACTGCACCTTCACCTTGGAGCGCATCAGCGCCAGCACCACCGACCTGGCCTGCAAGGTGTGGGTGTGGCAGGTGGAAGGTGATGGGCAGAGCTTCAGCATCAACTTTAACATCACTAAG GACACGAGGTTTGCTGAACTGCTGGCTCTGGAGAGTGAAGGGGGGGTCCCAGCCCTGGTGGGCCCCAGTGCCTTCAAGATCCCCTTCCTCATTCGGCAAAAGATCATTACCAGCCTGGACCCACCCTGCAGCCGGGGTGCCGACTGGCGGACTCTAGCCCAGAAACTTCACCTGGACAG CCATCTCAGCTTCTTTGCCTCCAAGCCCAGCCCCACAGCCATGATCCTCAACCTCTGGGAGGCACGGCACTTCCCCAACGGCAACCTCGGCCAGCTGGCAGCAGCCGTGGCTGGACTGGGCCAGCCAGATGCCGGCCTCTTCACGGTGTCCGAGGCCGAGTGCTGA
- the Unc5a gene encoding netrin receptor UNC5A isoform X2: MAVRPGLWPAILGIVLAAWLRGSGAQQSATVASPVPGAGPDLLPHFLVEPEDVYIVKNKPVLLVCKAVPATQIFFKCNGEWVRQVDHVIERSTDGSSGLPTMEVRINVSRQQVEKVFGLEEYWCQCVAWSSSGTTKSQKAYIRIAYLRKNFEQEPLAKEVSLEQGIVLPCRPPEGIPPAEVEWLRNEDLVDPSLDPNVYITREHSLVVRQARLADTANYTCVAKNIVARRRSASAAVIVYVNGGWSTWTEWSVCSASCGRGWQKRSRSCTNPAPLNGGAFCEGQNVQKTACATLCPVDGSWSSWSKWSACGLDCTRWRSRECSDPAPRNGGEECRGADLDTRNCTSDLCLHTASGPEDVALYIGLVAVAVCLILLLLVLILIYCRKKEGLDSDVADSSILTSGFQPVSIKPNKADNPHLLTIQPDLSTTTTTYQGSLCPRQDGPSPKFQLSNGHLLSPLGGGRHTLHHSSPTSEAEDFVSRLSTQNYFRSLPRGTSNMAYGTFNFLGGRLMIPNTGISLLIPPDAIPRGKIYEIYLTLHKPEDVRLPLAGSQTLLSPIVSCGPPGVLLTRPVILAMDHCGEPSPDSWSLHLKKQSCEGSWEDVLHLGEESPSHLYYCQLEAGACYVFTEQLGRFALVGEALSVAATKRLKLLLFAPVACTSLEYNIRVYCLHDTHDALKEVVQLEKQLGGQLIQEPRVLHFKDSYHNLRLSIHDVPSSLWKSKLLVSYQEIPFYHIWNGSRQHLHCTFTLERISASTTDLACKVWVWQVEGDGQSFSINFNITKDTRFAELLALESEGGVPALVGPSAFKIPFLIRQKIITSLDPPCSRGADWRTLAQKLHLDSHLSFFASKPSPTAMILNLWEARHFPNGNLGQLAAAVAGLGQPDAGLFTVSEAEC, from the exons GTGCCCAGCAGAGTGCCACAGTGGCCAGTCCAGTGCCTGGTGCCGGCCCAGACCTACTTCCCCACTTCCTGGTGGAGCCCGAGGACGTGTACATCGTCAAGAACAAGCCCGTGCTGCTGGTGTGCAAGGCTGTGCCCGCCACCCAGATCTTCTTCAAGTGCAATGGGGAGTGGGTACGCCAGGTGGATCACGTGATCGAGCGCAGCACTGATGGCAGCAGTG GGCTGCCCACCATGGAGGTCCGTATCAATGTATCAAGGCAGCAGGTGGAAAAAGTGTTCGGGCTGGAGGAGTACTGGTGTCAGTGTGTGGCGTGGAGCTCCTCGGGTACCACCAAGAGTCAGAAGGCCTACATCCGGATTGCCT ATTTGCGCAAGAACTTTGAGCAGGAGCCACTGGCCAAGGAAGTGTCGCTGGAGCAGGGCATTGTGCTGCCCTGTCGCCCCCCGGAAGGCATCCCCCCGGCTGAG GTGGAGTGGCTCCGGAATGAGGACCTTGTGGACCCTTCCCTCGACCCCAATGTGTACATCACCCGGGAACACAGCCTCGTGGTACGGCAGGCCCGCCTGGCCGACACCGCCAACTACACCTGCGTGGCCAAGAACATCGTAGCCCGTCGCCGCAGCGCCTCGGCGGCCGTCATTGTTTATG TGAACGGTGGGTGGTCGACGTGGACTGAGTGGTCCGTCTGCAGCGCCAGCTGTGGGCGCGGCTGGCAGAAACGGAGCCGGAGCTGCACCAACCCGGCACCTCTCAACGGGGGCGCCTTCTGTGAGGGGCAGAATGTCCAGAAAACAGCCTGCGCCACTCTGTGCCCAG TGGATGGGAGCTGGAGTTCATGGAGCAAGTGGTCAGCCTGTGGACTCGACTGCACCCGCTGGCGGAGCCGTGAATGCTCTGACCCAGCACCCCGCAACGGAGGTGAGGAGTGCCGGGGTGCTGACCTGGACACCCGCAACTGTACCAGTGACCTCTGCCTGCACA CTGCTTCCGGCCCCGAGGACGTGGCCCTCTACATAGGCCTTGTTGCTGTGGCTGTGTGCCTCATCTTGCTGCTGCTCGTTCTCATCCTCATCTACTGCCGCAAGAAGGAAGGGCTGGACTCAGACGTGGCCGACTCCTCCATCCTCACCTCAGGCTTCCAGCCTGTCAGCATCAAGCCCAACAAAGCAG ACAATCCCCATCTGCTCACCATCCAGCCAGACctcagcaccaccaccactacctacCAAGGCAGTCTGTGTCCCCGGCAGGATGGGCCCAGCCCCAAGTTCCAGCTCTCGAATGGTCACCTGCTCAGCCCACTGGGTGGTGGCCGCCACACACTGCACCACAGCTCACCCACCTCTGAGGCCGAGGACTTCGTCTCCCGCCTCTCCACCCAAAACTACTTTCGCTCCCTGCCCCGCGGCACCAGCAACATGGCCTATGGGACCTTCAACTTCCTCGGGGGCCGGCTGATGATCCCCAATACAG GAATCAGCCTCCTCATTCCCCCAGATGCCATCCCCCGAGGAAAGATCTACGAGATCTACCTCACACTGCACAAGCCAGAAGACGTGAG GTTGCCCCTAGCTGGCTCTCAGACCCTGCTGAGTCCCATCGTTAGCTGCGGGCCTCCAGGAGTCCTGCTCACCCGGCCGGTCATCCTGGCCATGGACCACTGCGGGGAACCCAGTCCTGACAGCTGGAGCCTACACCTCAAAAAGCAGTCCTGCGAGGGCAGCTGGGAG GACGTGCTACACCTTGGGGAGGAGTCACCCTCCCACCTCTACTACTGCCAGCTGGAGGCCGGTGCCTGCTACGTCTTCACTGAGCAGCTAGGCCGCTTTGCCCTGGTGGGAGAGGCCCTCAGTGTGGCTGCCACCAAGCGTCTCAAGCTCCTGCTGTTCGCGCCCGTGGCCTGCACCTCCCTTGAGTACAACATCCGTGTGTACTGCCTGCATGACACCCACGATGCACTCAAG GAGGTGGTgcagctggagaagcagctgggtGGACAGCTGATCCAGGAGCCTCGTGTCCTGCACTTCAAAGATAGTTACCACAACCTGCGCCTGTCCATCCACGACGTGCCCAGCTCCCTGTGGAAGAGCAAACTCCTGGTCAGCTACCAG GAGATCCCTTTTTATCACATCTGGAACGGCAGCCGGCAGCATCTGCACTGCACCTTCACCTTGGAGCGCATCAGCGCCAGCACCACCGACCTGGCCTGCAAGGTGTGGGTGTGGCAGGTGGAAGGTGATGGGCAGAGCTTCAGCATCAACTTTAACATCACTAAG GACACGAGGTTTGCTGAACTGCTGGCTCTGGAGAGTGAAGGGGGGGTCCCAGCCCTGGTGGGCCCCAGTGCCTTCAAGATCCCCTTCCTCATTCGGCAAAAGATCATTACCAGCCTGGACCCACCCTGCAGCCGGGGTGCCGACTGGCGGACTCTAGCCCAGAAACTTCACCTGGACAG CCATCTCAGCTTCTTTGCCTCCAAGCCCAGCCCCACAGCCATGATCCTCAACCTCTGGGAGGCACGGCACTTCCCCAACGGCAACCTCGGCCAGCTGGCAGCAGCCGTGGCTGGACTGGGCCAGCCAGATGCCGGCCTCTTCACGGTGTCCGAGGCCGAGTGCTGA
- the Unc5a gene encoding netrin receptor UNC5A isoform X4 — protein sequence MAVRPGLWPAILGIVLAAWLRGSGAQQSATVASPVPGAGPDLLPHFLVEPEDVYIVKNKPVLLVCKAVPATQIFFKCNGEWVRQVDHVIERSTDGSSGLPTMEVRINVSRQQVEKVFGLEEYWCQCVAWSSSGTTKSQKAYIRIAYLRKNFEQEPLAKEVSLEQGIVLPCRPPEGIPPAEVEWLRNEDLVDPSLDPNVYITREHSLVVRQARLADTANYTCVAKNIVARRRSASAAVIVYVDGSWSSWSKWSACGLDCTRWRSRECSDPAPRNGGEECRGADLDTRNCTSDLCLHTASGPEDVALYIGLVAVAVCLILLLLVLILIYCRKKEGLDSDVADSSILTSGFQPVSIKPNKADNPHLLTIQPDLSTTTTTYQGSLCPRQDGPSPKFQLSNGHLLSPLGGGRHTLHHSSPTSEAEDFVSRLSTQNYFRSLPRGTSNMAYGTFNFLGGRLMIPNTGISLLIPPDAIPRGKIYEIYLTLHKPEDVRLPLAGSQTLLSPIVSCGPPGVLLTRPVILAMDHCGEPSPDSWSLHLKKQSCEGSWEDVLHLGEESPSHLYYCQLEAGACYVFTEQLGRFALVGEALSVAATKRLKLLLFAPVACTSLEYNIRVYCLHDTHDALKEVVQLEKQLGGQLIQEPRVLHFKDSYHNLRLSIHDVPSSLWKSKLLVSYQEIPFYHIWNGSRQHLHCTFTLERISASTTDLACKVWVWQVEGDGQSFSINFNITKDTRFAELLALESEGGVPALVGPSAFKIPFLIRQKIITSLDPPCSRGADWRTLAQKLHLDSHLSFFASKPSPTAMILNLWEARHFPNGNLGQLAAAVAGLGQPDAGLFTVSEAEC from the exons GTGCCCAGCAGAGTGCCACAGTGGCCAGTCCAGTGCCTGGTGCCGGCCCAGACCTACTTCCCCACTTCCTGGTGGAGCCCGAGGACGTGTACATCGTCAAGAACAAGCCCGTGCTGCTGGTGTGCAAGGCTGTGCCCGCCACCCAGATCTTCTTCAAGTGCAATGGGGAGTGGGTACGCCAGGTGGATCACGTGATCGAGCGCAGCACTGATGGCAGCAGTG GGCTGCCCACCATGGAGGTCCGTATCAATGTATCAAGGCAGCAGGTGGAAAAAGTGTTCGGGCTGGAGGAGTACTGGTGTCAGTGTGTGGCGTGGAGCTCCTCGGGTACCACCAAGAGTCAGAAGGCCTACATCCGGATTGCCT ATTTGCGCAAGAACTTTGAGCAGGAGCCACTGGCCAAGGAAGTGTCGCTGGAGCAGGGCATTGTGCTGCCCTGTCGCCCCCCGGAAGGCATCCCCCCGGCTGAG GTGGAGTGGCTCCGGAATGAGGACCTTGTGGACCCTTCCCTCGACCCCAATGTGTACATCACCCGGGAACACAGCCTCGTGGTACGGCAGGCCCGCCTGGCCGACACCGCCAACTACACCTGCGTGGCCAAGAACATCGTAGCCCGTCGCCGCAGCGCCTCGGCGGCCGTCATTGTTTATG TGGATGGGAGCTGGAGTTCATGGAGCAAGTGGTCAGCCTGTGGACTCGACTGCACCCGCTGGCGGAGCCGTGAATGCTCTGACCCAGCACCCCGCAACGGAGGTGAGGAGTGCCGGGGTGCTGACCTGGACACCCGCAACTGTACCAGTGACCTCTGCCTGCACA CTGCTTCCGGCCCCGAGGACGTGGCCCTCTACATAGGCCTTGTTGCTGTGGCTGTGTGCCTCATCTTGCTGCTGCTCGTTCTCATCCTCATCTACTGCCGCAAGAAGGAAGGGCTGGACTCAGACGTGGCCGACTCCTCCATCCTCACCTCAGGCTTCCAGCCTGTCAGCATCAAGCCCAACAAAGCAG ACAATCCCCATCTGCTCACCATCCAGCCAGACctcagcaccaccaccactacctacCAAGGCAGTCTGTGTCCCCGGCAGGATGGGCCCAGCCCCAAGTTCCAGCTCTCGAATGGTCACCTGCTCAGCCCACTGGGTGGTGGCCGCCACACACTGCACCACAGCTCACCCACCTCTGAGGCCGAGGACTTCGTCTCCCGCCTCTCCACCCAAAACTACTTTCGCTCCCTGCCCCGCGGCACCAGCAACATGGCCTATGGGACCTTCAACTTCCTCGGGGGCCGGCTGATGATCCCCAATACAG GAATCAGCCTCCTCATTCCCCCAGATGCCATCCCCCGAGGAAAGATCTACGAGATCTACCTCACACTGCACAAGCCAGAAGACGTGAG GTTGCCCCTAGCTGGCTCTCAGACCCTGCTGAGTCCCATCGTTAGCTGCGGGCCTCCAGGAGTCCTGCTCACCCGGCCGGTCATCCTGGCCATGGACCACTGCGGGGAACCCAGTCCTGACAGCTGGAGCCTACACCTCAAAAAGCAGTCCTGCGAGGGCAGCTGGGAG GACGTGCTACACCTTGGGGAGGAGTCACCCTCCCACCTCTACTACTGCCAGCTGGAGGCCGGTGCCTGCTACGTCTTCACTGAGCAGCTAGGCCGCTTTGCCCTGGTGGGAGAGGCCCTCAGTGTGGCTGCCACCAAGCGTCTCAAGCTCCTGCTGTTCGCGCCCGTGGCCTGCACCTCCCTTGAGTACAACATCCGTGTGTACTGCCTGCATGACACCCACGATGCACTCAAG GAGGTGGTgcagctggagaagcagctgggtGGACAGCTGATCCAGGAGCCTCGTGTCCTGCACTTCAAAGATAGTTACCACAACCTGCGCCTGTCCATCCACGACGTGCCCAGCTCCCTGTGGAAGAGCAAACTCCTGGTCAGCTACCAG GAGATCCCTTTTTATCACATCTGGAACGGCAGCCGGCAGCATCTGCACTGCACCTTCACCTTGGAGCGCATCAGCGCCAGCACCACCGACCTGGCCTGCAAGGTGTGGGTGTGGCAGGTGGAAGGTGATGGGCAGAGCTTCAGCATCAACTTTAACATCACTAAG GACACGAGGTTTGCTGAACTGCTGGCTCTGGAGAGTGAAGGGGGGGTCCCAGCCCTGGTGGGCCCCAGTGCCTTCAAGATCCCCTTCCTCATTCGGCAAAAGATCATTACCAGCCTGGACCCACCCTGCAGCCGGGGTGCCGACTGGCGGACTCTAGCCCAGAAACTTCACCTGGACAG CCATCTCAGCTTCTTTGCCTCCAAGCCCAGCCCCACAGCCATGATCCTCAACCTCTGGGAGGCACGGCACTTCCCCAACGGCAACCTCGGCCAGCTGGCAGCAGCCGTGGCTGGACTGGGCCAGCCAGATGCCGGCCTCTTCACGGTGTCCGAGGCCGAGTGCTGA
- the Unc5a gene encoding netrin receptor UNC5A isoform X3, translating into MAVRPGLWPAILGIVLAAWLRGSGAQQSATVASPVPGAGPDLLPHFLVEPEDVYIVKNKPVLLVCKAVPATQIFFKCNGEWVRQVDHVIERSTDGSSAGLPTMEVRINVSRQQVEKVFGLEEYWCQCVAWSSSGTTKSQKAYIRIAYLRKNFEQEPLAKEVSLEQGIVLPCRPPEGIPPAEVEWLRNEDLVDPSLDPNVYITREHSLVVRQARLADTANYTCVAKNIVARRRSASAAVIVYVDGSWSSWSKWSACGLDCTRWRSRECSDPAPRNGGEECRGADLDTRNCTSDLCLHTASGPEDVALYIGLVAVAVCLILLLLVLILIYCRKKEGLDSDVADSSILTSGFQPVSIKPNKADNPHLLTIQPDLSTTTTTYQGSLCPRQDGPSPKFQLSNGHLLSPLGGGRHTLHHSSPTSEAEDFVSRLSTQNYFRSLPRGTSNMAYGTFNFLGGRLMIPNTGISLLIPPDAIPRGKIYEIYLTLHKPEDVRLPLAGSQTLLSPIVSCGPPGVLLTRPVILAMDHCGEPSPDSWSLHLKKQSCEGSWEDVLHLGEESPSHLYYCQLEAGACYVFTEQLGRFALVGEALSVAATKRLKLLLFAPVACTSLEYNIRVYCLHDTHDALKEVVQLEKQLGGQLIQEPRVLHFKDSYHNLRLSIHDVPSSLWKSKLLVSYQEIPFYHIWNGSRQHLHCTFTLERISASTTDLACKVWVWQVEGDGQSFSINFNITKDTRFAELLALESEGGVPALVGPSAFKIPFLIRQKIITSLDPPCSRGADWRTLAQKLHLDSHLSFFASKPSPTAMILNLWEARHFPNGNLGQLAAAVAGLGQPDAGLFTVSEAEC; encoded by the exons GTGCCCAGCAGAGTGCCACAGTGGCCAGTCCAGTGCCTGGTGCCGGCCCAGACCTACTTCCCCACTTCCTGGTGGAGCCCGAGGACGTGTACATCGTCAAGAACAAGCCCGTGCTGCTGGTGTGCAAGGCTGTGCCCGCCACCCAGATCTTCTTCAAGTGCAATGGGGAGTGGGTACGCCAGGTGGATCACGTGATCGAGCGCAGCACTGATGGCAGCAGTG CAGGGCTGCCCACCATGGAGGTCCGTATCAATGTATCAAGGCAGCAGGTGGAAAAAGTGTTCGGGCTGGAGGAGTACTGGTGTCAGTGTGTGGCGTGGAGCTCCTCGGGTACCACCAAGAGTCAGAAGGCCTACATCCGGATTGCCT ATTTGCGCAAGAACTTTGAGCAGGAGCCACTGGCCAAGGAAGTGTCGCTGGAGCAGGGCATTGTGCTGCCCTGTCGCCCCCCGGAAGGCATCCCCCCGGCTGAG GTGGAGTGGCTCCGGAATGAGGACCTTGTGGACCCTTCCCTCGACCCCAATGTGTACATCACCCGGGAACACAGCCTCGTGGTACGGCAGGCCCGCCTGGCCGACACCGCCAACTACACCTGCGTGGCCAAGAACATCGTAGCCCGTCGCCGCAGCGCCTCGGCGGCCGTCATTGTTTATG TGGATGGGAGCTGGAGTTCATGGAGCAAGTGGTCAGCCTGTGGACTCGACTGCACCCGCTGGCGGAGCCGTGAATGCTCTGACCCAGCACCCCGCAACGGAGGTGAGGAGTGCCGGGGTGCTGACCTGGACACCCGCAACTGTACCAGTGACCTCTGCCTGCACA CTGCTTCCGGCCCCGAGGACGTGGCCCTCTACATAGGCCTTGTTGCTGTGGCTGTGTGCCTCATCTTGCTGCTGCTCGTTCTCATCCTCATCTACTGCCGCAAGAAGGAAGGGCTGGACTCAGACGTGGCCGACTCCTCCATCCTCACCTCAGGCTTCCAGCCTGTCAGCATCAAGCCCAACAAAGCAG ACAATCCCCATCTGCTCACCATCCAGCCAGACctcagcaccaccaccactacctacCAAGGCAGTCTGTGTCCCCGGCAGGATGGGCCCAGCCCCAAGTTCCAGCTCTCGAATGGTCACCTGCTCAGCCCACTGGGTGGTGGCCGCCACACACTGCACCACAGCTCACCCACCTCTGAGGCCGAGGACTTCGTCTCCCGCCTCTCCACCCAAAACTACTTTCGCTCCCTGCCCCGCGGCACCAGCAACATGGCCTATGGGACCTTCAACTTCCTCGGGGGCCGGCTGATGATCCCCAATACAG GAATCAGCCTCCTCATTCCCCCAGATGCCATCCCCCGAGGAAAGATCTACGAGATCTACCTCACACTGCACAAGCCAGAAGACGTGAG GTTGCCCCTAGCTGGCTCTCAGACCCTGCTGAGTCCCATCGTTAGCTGCGGGCCTCCAGGAGTCCTGCTCACCCGGCCGGTCATCCTGGCCATGGACCACTGCGGGGAACCCAGTCCTGACAGCTGGAGCCTACACCTCAAAAAGCAGTCCTGCGAGGGCAGCTGGGAG GACGTGCTACACCTTGGGGAGGAGTCACCCTCCCACCTCTACTACTGCCAGCTGGAGGCCGGTGCCTGCTACGTCTTCACTGAGCAGCTAGGCCGCTTTGCCCTGGTGGGAGAGGCCCTCAGTGTGGCTGCCACCAAGCGTCTCAAGCTCCTGCTGTTCGCGCCCGTGGCCTGCACCTCCCTTGAGTACAACATCCGTGTGTACTGCCTGCATGACACCCACGATGCACTCAAG GAGGTGGTgcagctggagaagcagctgggtGGACAGCTGATCCAGGAGCCTCGTGTCCTGCACTTCAAAGATAGTTACCACAACCTGCGCCTGTCCATCCACGACGTGCCCAGCTCCCTGTGGAAGAGCAAACTCCTGGTCAGCTACCAG GAGATCCCTTTTTATCACATCTGGAACGGCAGCCGGCAGCATCTGCACTGCACCTTCACCTTGGAGCGCATCAGCGCCAGCACCACCGACCTGGCCTGCAAGGTGTGGGTGTGGCAGGTGGAAGGTGATGGGCAGAGCTTCAGCATCAACTTTAACATCACTAAG GACACGAGGTTTGCTGAACTGCTGGCTCTGGAGAGTGAAGGGGGGGTCCCAGCCCTGGTGGGCCCCAGTGCCTTCAAGATCCCCTTCCTCATTCGGCAAAAGATCATTACCAGCCTGGACCCACCCTGCAGCCGGGGTGCCGACTGGCGGACTCTAGCCCAGAAACTTCACCTGGACAG CCATCTCAGCTTCTTTGCCTCCAAGCCCAGCCCCACAGCCATGATCCTCAACCTCTGGGAGGCACGGCACTTCCCCAACGGCAACCTCGGCCAGCTGGCAGCAGCCGTGGCTGGACTGGGCCAGCCAGATGCCGGCCTCTTCACGGTGTCCGAGGCCGAGTGCTGA